CGCGAATACATGCCAACACACGCCCGCACATCAGTGTACATAACTATACGCTACGCGGCACAGTTGTTCTCGAATTCGGTTGACTTCCCACATGCACGCAATACCACCCGACCGCCCGATTCTTCAATTTTATTTTTAGCTCTCTCTTTTAAGTGTAAATAAAGTGGCTGCTATTGGCAAGCATCTGTGGCAATCAAGACGGTGACATTGGTGACAATACTTTTCTGTAGGGTAGCTGCCTTTGATGGCGATTGATTCATTCTCTAGCATGGCGATGACTACAGGTGATTGCAATTTAGCCTTTATTGATTGATATGAGGTCAGATTTAAGCAGTTGATATTGTGCTGTGTAAATAAAGAAACGTAGATTTGTTCCGTCTCCTCGGCTATGATTTTGGGCTCGTCTGAGGCGAACTTGGTGGGAAGTCTACCTTCGTGCCAAGTGTTTACATTGGAAAGAACCGTCACCAATAGTTGGACCACGAGGAAGGTGTGGCACACTGTAAGACCGGTCTGCCATTGAGTGTTTTCTTAAAAACCTTTCAGTATGAATCCCATGCCACTCGCTCGGGGTGCATCCATTGCAAAATACACCAAGGCTCCTCTTGAATACAAATACACATGCTCAAGCAGCAGTGACCAAAGCAATTTCTCCATTCTTTCACTGCCCCAAACTCGTTGCCTCGCTAAATTAGATAGTATATCGCCAAGTTTTCGACAAAACGAAATACTGATACATGTTTGGCAAAGTAGCTAATTCTTCTTCGCAGCGCCTTGCTTTACGAACTCACATCAAGACCAACCTATTCTTGATTGGGCCGCGTGATCACTTCTAAACTTGAACTCCGACTCAACCTTTGCATTTTCTGATCCTGGTCGAGATTATCTCGAAGAACGCTAGAGACCTCGTCCTAAAAacgtcaagctcatcaataACTGTGCTGTTTACCAACGAAATCCATTCTGGACAGACAGGACGAACCGGACTCATTTCTCTATAGACCAAGATGATAATATCTCTTTCATTTATCTATGTTGGGCATCATTGATTCGTCAGCCTGGGTTCATTGGGACCTGGAATTGTGGAGTACCGGACTTGACATTACATCCAAGATCTCGTGCCAGTCTTTAAAGTCCTCATCTGTAGTTAAAAACCGTCGTAGTTTCTCTTCATCGATGTATTGTATGGGAAGACACATAATAAGCGACGCCATGGCCGCAGAATGACCCTGCTCGGCTTGTTACACTGCCATGAAATGGGCAGATTATTACAATCGAAAAAAAGTGGTTTGAAGATAATGAAGTGGCAAGTTGTTTGTTCCCCGCACTAATGGACGTTTGTCGGCATAAATAACAGCGTGCCACAGTAAGGCTGATTTAACTAGGCAGCACCAATCACGACGGGGCGGTAAATTCCAGTCGTATTTGCACAGCATCATTATTtgtcgttgctgctggctgaCGTTGAATGATGTTTTATGGCATATGGTTTGCAGAGCTGTTCCTACGAGGAAAGGGTGAGACCTCACCAAAGGCACTCAGCTATCTCGTAGCATGCAACTGCGGTTCAAATAGACTATCGAGTCTTGCATCAACTCGTCTGTAACTCAGAAGCATCAGGTACTCAGCTATCTGGACGTATACAGCTGCGGATTGAAATGAGCTATCGAGTCTTACATCGCCTCGTCTGTAACTCAGAAACAACACCTCCAAAACTAACTATCACGGCCATCAACCCCATAAAATATTGAGCTTCCTCCATCCCTTTGCAGGTGGCTCAACCGGCTCCGGATTCCTATTCGCAACATCCAAGAATCCCCGGATAGGCATATCGTACAGGGACACCACCTTCGTCTTCCGCCAGAATTTGTACCCAAAATACAAAGCAAGAATGAGGGGAATGTTAAAGTAAGCTGACACAAAGCTCTGAGCACTCCAGTGGCCGTCTATAAAGACGTAGAATCCTCCCGTGATCAAGAGAACAGCAAATGATACCAGGGCAATCCACGCCGCGTAGGGCTGGAAAGGGCCTTTCCAAGGAAGCTCATCTCGACTAATTCCCTGCGCTTTGCAACCGTAATAGAAACGAAGATAGACAATCTCAATGTTGATCCAGTGAACGAATGAGGCCGCAGAAACAAGATCCTGTAGCCAGCCGAAAACGACTGATGCCGCAGACGAGAGAGTTAAATATCCCAGCACCAAGAGAGAGCCGACTGCAGCTACAGAAAGCCACGGAGTGCCAAACCGGTTGGTACGTTTGAAGAATTTGGGCGCATGTCCTTCGAGCGCAAGACCATAGAGAGTTCGTGTTCCCACAAGCATAGCTATGTAAGGTTAGTGATTGTACAATACTTTGGAGAATGTGAGCATATGTACCAGAGTTAGCTGCGCTCCATGCGCTTGTAACAACAACTGCGTTAATAATTGACGGTACGACTTTGATGCCAGCGTTCGTGGCAGCAATTGCGAATGGCGACGCACCAGCATCGCCTGAGCGTGCAGTCAACGCTGGATCAGCCGACGAGACGATGAGTCCAATACAAAATATGGTTAACACATAAAACACCATGATGCGCCAAAACACTCGCTTGGCAGCCTTGGGAATATTTTGCCGAGGGTTCTGCGTCTCTGCGCCAGCCACGGATATGTTTTCAACATTGGAGAAGGCATATGCCGCGCTGACGAGAACTCTCCAAAAGCCAACAAATTGACCCCAAGAGCCTGGAATACCAACGTATTGGACAAATGGGCCTGGGTCTCTCCAGAAGCGAAAACCAATCGGTTCGCCATGAGGTCCTGCACCAGCAGTGATGCAAATGGCCTGCAGCGGTGTTAGTCTCGATCATGTCGACGTCTAGTTACGGGAACGGTCGACGTACCATGATGTTGACGCCAATGATGAGTGCAATCTTCAGCATGGCGAACACAAATTCCAGCTCGCCATACACGCTAATGAGGAGCATGTTGGCGAAGATCAAAACTCCACCGAGAACAGTAATCCAAACTGCATGGTTGATGTGCGACCAATAGTCTATAATAACTGCACATGCAACCATTTCAGCTGGCAACAAAATGGAATTTGCATAGACGCTATTCCAACCTTGCGCGAAGGACAATGCCGGATCGACGAACCACTCTGCGTGACGAATGATGCCACCTGAGAGAGGAACAAGGGCACTGAGTTCGGCAACAGAAAAAACAACCGCGCATATGAGCATGCCCACGATTCCATAGGACAGAAGAATGCCCAGTGGCCCTCCGTTCGCGAGGGCCTTGCCAGTCGCTAAGAAGAGACCAGTGCCAATGGTTCCAGCTAGAGCTATCATCTGAATGTGACGCTGCTTCAGACCTTGTTTCGCGTGGGCGAGCTCTTCGAAGGCTCTGTGAACCTTGAGATCTTCGCCATCCTCGGATAGAACTGGCACATTTGTGACCGGCGGCGCGACATCTATTGACAGTTCGTGCCTGTTTCTCTCTGGGTCAGTTGCGTTGTTCTCCATAATTGGGTCGTACGCACGAAGTCTTGCCCGGACAACCGTACAGCCGAAGATTTGAGAGGATTCGACAAGACAAGATCAAAAGAAAGCAGACGCAAAACAGATACAGCCGAAATAGACAAACGAGCGAGGTATTGGACAGTGCCCTATATCGGAGCACTTGCGATGTGATCCCCCACGTTTGATGCCCACTTAGTTATCTTGCAGCTTATCAGGCTGAGTGGTGTCTCACTCAAAAGGAAATGATTTGCTGACCGCGATAATCGGAAAGGAGCCAACAAGTGCATGTTCTCCAGCCCTTGACTCTTTTTGACTTGGTTATTTTCTTTCTCGTCGGCTGCCAAACAGAGAGGGGTTGATGTTGTACATGGCGGAGTGGAGGCATCTCTCGTCAAACAATGCCCAGCCACGTAGCACCTGCAATGTCATCACAATATACCAATACAGGGCTGCTAACATATCCTGTCTCCTTGTGTGTATTGTTCAGTCGACACAGTTACAGTCTGCGGAAAACAAAAGATATGACCATGTTTAACACCACCGTACGACCTTTCTCGTCCGCGAAGGTGTGTTTCGACACCATATCCAACGGGCCAAGCCAGGAGACAGGCGAATGAAAGCCTCTTTAGGTCAGAAGCCCACACGCGCCAGTTTATCCGTCGGTTGTCGCCGAAGGGTTTGGTGGCATCTCTCGGGTACCTCAGCCATTCTGGTTTTGGCTTGGTTCCACTCCACAAGTTTCCAGTGGAACTGATGGGAAAGGGCAGATATGATTATGGGCGAGTAGAAGTGCGGAGGTATAATAGGAGGGCAAGGAACAGACGATCCACGAAATGCACCATCTTGCTGAAGATGTAGTATGTaatgatgtgttggtgtagtTGGCTTTCGACAAGTGTAGAGGGAAGCCAAAACTACTCTATCAATCAAGATGTCGTTTGCACAAAAGAGCGTCTGACTTGCATGAGGTTGCATAAATGGCCAAACTGAACAGTTATATAATTatgttggttgttggctgTGCCCTGCAACTAAACTATTGAAGACAACCAACGGAATGTCGGGAACCGGCAACATGCCCTGCTCGCACTAGGCGTCCTTTCGCTTAAAATTGAAAGCCATAACTTGATGCTAAGGCCTAGATCGTGAAGACTCACATGTGCTGGGCGCGATCTGGGGATGCATTCATCGATCAAGTGAGACAGGTTGCACTTGAGCAACCTAACCCACGTGGGTTGCGAATACAACCCTCACGAACTCATGGGCCAGCATCACCCTGTATATATTGATCCAATGAGGTCGATTGACTTTGCATCATGACTTGGATTTGAACTCTCTTTTCAGTTAACAGCACTTCATCCTTGTATAGAAATGCTCTCAACGGAACAGCTCCTATTCTCGCATCCACTTTCATGTGTGCGCATGTGTGCCGAGGCGTTATAGCCTCCCCAGACTGAAACCGGGTGGAATAggccaacttgaccaggGCCTTGATCACTTCACCAAGTCAGCCCAACCGTATACATATGTAGATGCATCATACCCCCTCTTTCACCTAAGAGCTGAGCGCCACACCTGCAAGCATTCCCTGTTCCTTGCCGTTGCCCAAATGAGAAGAGAAGGGTGAAGAGTTACGTTGCCATACAAAACCCAGCGAGGCCGAGATCTTTATTAGATCGAGCACATGTCCCGAGTGGCGTCTTGGCATGATTGCGAAACACATAGCTGACGCCACAATCTGGAGTAGCTAGATATCCTGCAGGGGTCAGGAACCTCGACTTACACGACTCACCGACATCATCGTTGGCTTCGTTTAGATTTTGAACAACGGGGTAATGCTTTCATACGCCGAAGCTTCCGCCTAGGAAATCTTGCCAGAAAGCATGTGAGAAGGGATTGGACTATGTGTATCTCACGTATAAAATGGAGGCACTGGGTCTATGAGATTTGAAATTGAAACACTTGGAGTATCAGCATCAGTTTTTCCTTTTTGAGCATCTGCCAACGGCTTCTCCCAAGCAATCGTTTCAAGCCAATTTCAAAATTTCAGAATGAAGTTTCTCACTTTGACTTCTCTGGCCACCGGTGCCTTTGCCGGTGTCCTCGTCCAGCGCGACATTGCCACCATTCAGGCTGCCATGAATGCGGCTGGTACTGGCATCGTTACTCTGGATAACGCAGTCAAGGCCTTCACCGGCGACCCAACCCAAGttttggcttcttccaacGCCCTTATTCAGACTCTGAAGgatggcaaggccaaggttgacccTACCGAAGAGTTGTCCTTGACCGATGCTCTTGGCCTGCAGACCCCAGCACAGGATCTTCAGACCAAGGGAGCCGCTCTCTTGGCCGACCTTAAGGCTAAGAAGGATGCTATTGCTGCAAATGGCCTTTGTGAATCTACTTTCACCCAAGCCAGCGGAATCAACGCCGCATCCAAAGACCTGATCAACAGCGTTGTCTCCAAGGTCCCCGCCGCTGCCCAGGGCATTGCACAGGGAATTGTTGCTCCGTTGTTGCAGACATTGAACGACGCCCAGGATGCTTTTAGCCCTGCAAACTGCAAGGATACCGGCTCTCCTCCTacttcttctgctcctcctcctgttACCTCTACTCCTGCGCCTCCCACTTCTACTGAGGCTCCTCCTCCTACCTCTACTGTTCCTCCTCCCGTCACGACTactgctcctcctcccggAACTGACACTTGCCCTGCTGCTCAGACAGTCACTGTTACTGCTACTGATACCGCGGACTGCACTCCTATTGTTACCTGCACGAAGAAGCCTCCTGTCACggtcaccaccaccaagaagTCTTGCCCAACTGGGTCCAAGCTGCCGTGGTAAGAAAGTGTTAGCGCTCTCTTAAGTGACGGCTAGAAGGCCTTTGGCATTGCAGCTTTCTTCTTTAATTTTGCGGTATGGTACTACCTCTGGCACGCCTCGGCCGGTGAGAGGGATGTTAAGACTTGTTGAAGTATCTTACTTTGATGTGTCTGCATCCTTGATTTGTTTCCTTTCTTCTATTCTTCTTGAGGGCTGGTTCT
The genomic region above belongs to Pochonia chlamydosporia 170 chromosome 2, whole genome shotgun sequence and contains:
- a CDS encoding proline-specific permease (similar to Neosartorya fischeri NRRL 181 XP_001262130.1), with the protein product MENNATDPERNRHELSIDVAPPVTNVPVLSEDGEDLKVHRAFEELAHAKQGLKQRHIQMIALAGTIGTGLFLATGKALANGGPLGILLSYGIVGMLICAVVFSVAELSALVPLSGGIIRHAEWFVDPALSFAQGWNSVYANSILLPAEMVACAVIIDYWSHINHAVWITVLGGVLIFANMLLISVYGELEFVFAMLKIALIIGVNIMAICITAGAGPHGEPIGFRFWRDPGPFVQYVGIPGSWGQFVGFWRVLVSAAYAFSNVENISVAGAETQNPRQNIPKAAKRVFWRIMVFYVLTIFCIGLIVSSADPALTARSGDAGASPFAIAATNAGIKVVPSIINAVVVTSAWSAANSAMLVGTRTLYGLALEGHAPKFFKRTNRFGTPWLSVAAVGSLLVLGYLTLSSAASVVFGWLQDLVSAASFVHWINIEIVYLRFYYGCKAQGISRDELPWKGPFQPYAAWIALVSFAVLLITGGFYVFIDGHWSAQSFVSAYFNIPLILALYFGYKFWRKTKVVSLYDMPIRGFLDVANRNPEPVEPPAKGWRKLNILWG
- a CDS encoding cell wall galactomannoprotein Mp2/allergen F17-like protein (similar to Metarhizium robertsii ARSEF 23 XP_007821819.1), whose translation is MKFLTLTSLATGAFAGVLVQRDIATIQAAMNAAGTGIVTLDNAVKAFTGDPTQVLASSNALIQTLKDGKAKVDPTEELSLTDALGLQTPAQDLQTKGAALLADLKAKKDAIAANGLCESTFTQASGINAASKDLINSVVSKVPAAAQGIAQGIVAPLLQTLNDAQDAFSPANCKDTGSPPTSSAPPPVTSTPAPPTSTEAPPPTSTVPPPVTTTAPPPGTDTCPAAQTVTVTATDTADCTPIVTCTKKPPVTVTTTKKSCPTGSKLPW